GCCGCGCGGGGTGCTCACGACGTGCTTCCAGTCGGCGTTGCGGCCCAGCGACATGTCGATGATCCCCTTCAGGTAGACGACGTCGAGGAAGAGCGCGTAGACGAGCTCGGGGAAGAGGGTCGCCGCGAGCAGCCGGGCCCGCCAGCCACCGCGCCAGACCGTGACGACCCGCTCGACGGTGAACACCAGCCCGGTGCCCAGCCAGAACGGGAACCAGACCCAGCTGTCGAAGGACAGTGCCATGAGGAGCATCAGCAGCAGGTAGGAGAAGAGCGCGATGACGCCGTACCCGATGCCCAGCTGCTGGGCCCAGTAGCGGAAGGTCGCGGGACGCAGGCCGTAGGCGCCGAGGTTCTCCAGGGCGCCGCGCTGCCAGCGCAGCCGCTGGGCCCACAGTGCGCGCCACGTCGGCATCACCTCGGTGACGACCGTGCACTCGGCCGGCGAGAGGATCAGGCCGCCGAGCGACTTGAGGGCGAGCGTGATCTCGTTGTCCTCGGTGAGGACCAGGGTGTCGTAGACGTCACCGGGGACGCCGGGCAGCAGCCGGCCCCGCTCCGCGGCGACGGTGCGCAGGGCGCGGGGCCGGAACACCGTGGCGGTGCCGGTCAGTACGAAGACCCGGCCCCGCCGGCGGCGCAGGTCACGGGCGTAGCGGGTGTACTCGTTGCGCTGGAACTGCCCGATCAGGCCTTTGCCGTCCTCGCCGTAGAACAGCCCGCCGACGGCCATCAGCGCGCGGTCGTCGGTCATCCGGCGCACCACGGCGTCCAGGAAGCCGTCGTCGAGCACGGTGTCGGCGTCCATCACCATCACCAGGTCGTTCTCGCCCTGCCCGGGCAGGATCCGGGCCAGCGCCTGGTTGAGCGCGCCGGCCTTCTTGTGGCGGTTGCCGACGCTCTCGACCACCTCGGCCCCCGAACGGCGCGCGATCTCCGCGGTGTCGTCGGTGCAGTTGTCGGCCACGACGACGACCCGCTCGGGTGGGCGGGACTGGCCGGCGAGGGAGGCGAGCGTGGCGGCGATGCCCTGCGCCTCGTCGTGCGCGGGCACCAGCACGGTGAGGGTGACCGGGCCGTGGAAGACGCCGCGGGTCTCGGTCATCACATGGCGGGGGGACAGGGGGAGCCCGGTGCCGTCGTCGCTACGGCGGGCCCGGGTCGCGATCCGTCGCTCCAGCCAGGCGACGCCCGCGGCGAACAGCAGGGCCAGGCCCCCGGCGGCCGCGAGGGTCGGCACCGTCGGTGCCTCCGTGTCGTAGAGGACGTGCCAGGCCCCGAGGACGAGGCCGTCCGACGGCTCGGCCCGGCCCCGGGCCGTGTCCGACACCGACCACCAGAGCAGGCCGGCGCCCGCGAGCGCCGTCCCGAGGATGAGCAGTCCGACTGCTCGCTGCAACCAGCGCACGAGATCCCCTTCCCTTCGGAGTCGATCATCCGGCAGCGCGTCCGTCGTACGTGGCGGAACCGGGCGATGCCGACCGTTCGGCGACGCGGCCGGGGACCAAGGTCCCGGTCGGCTCCGATCAGCGGGTCCCGTGCCGATGGGGGAGAGGTGACGGATCCCGGGGGCGAGAGGAGTGCGCTCGAGCGCGCGATCGTCGACTCGATCCCGTTCAGCATCCTCGCGACCGACGCGTCCGGGCGGATCCGGATCGCCAACCCCGCTGCGGCGGCGCTGGTCGGCCGCGAACAGTGCGAGCTGGTCGGCCGCTCGCTCGTCGAGATCGACGCGGCCGAGCGTCAGCGCTACCCGGACGGATCCCCGGTCCTCGCCCACGCCGGCGGCGACGAGGCGGAGTGGACCTACCGGCGCACGGACGGCAGCACCGTGCCGGTCTACGAGGCGATCGTCCCGCTCGCGCCCGAGGCGGGGGTGGCGGGTGGCTTCCTCGTCGTCGCGTTCGACATCACCCACCGGCTCGAGGACCGCCGGCGCTTCGAGCACGTCGCCACCCACGACAGCCTCACCAACCTCCCGAACCGGTCGCTGCTGGTGCGCCATCTCGACCAGGCCGTGGAGCGGGCCGAGCACAGCTCGCTCGAGCTGGTGCTGGTGCTGCTCGACCTCGACCACTTCAAGCGGGTCAACGACTCGCTGGGGCACCACATCGGCGACGAGCTGCTCATCGTCGTCGCGGAGCGGCTGCTGGCCTGGACCCGCACGGACGACCTCGTCGCACGACTGGGGGGCGACGAGTTCGTGATCGTGTTCGAGGACCTGGGGAACGGCGCCGACCTGGACCGGCGCCTGGAGGAGCTGCTGGCCGCCGTGCTCGCGCCGGTGGTGGTGCACGGCTACGAGCTCGCGGTCACCGGCAGCGTCGGCGCGGCGCGCTTCCCCGCCGACGGCCGCGATCCGGGCACGCTGCTCAAGCACGTGGACATCGCGCTCTACCAGGCGAAGGCCGCCGGCCGGAACGCGATCCGCTGGTTCGAGCCGCCGATGCTGGTGGAGAACAACGACCGCCTGGCACTCTCGGCCGCCCTGCGGCAGGCACTGGACCAGGACGAGCTGTCGCTGGTCTACCAGCCCCAGGTCGACCTCGGGACCGGCGAGGTGGTCGGCGTCGAGGCGCTGGCCCGGTGGGCCAGCCCGAGCCTGGGCGCCGTACCGCCTGACCGGTTCATCCCGGTCGCCGAGGACGGCGGGATGATCGCCGAGCTGGGCGCCTGGGTCCTGACCACGGCCTGCACCGCGCTGGCGGAGGTGCAGGAGCAGCTGGGGCGCCCGCTCCGATTGGCGGTCAACGTCTCACCGCGCCAGATGCGGGGCCGCGCCTGGCTGGAGGAGATCGCCGCCGCGATCGAGACGGCGGGGATCGAGCCGTCGCAGCTCGAGGTGGAGATCACCGAGGGCCTGCTCATCGAGGACCACGGCGACGTCGTCGCGATGCTCCAGTCCCTGCGCTCCCTCGGTGTCTCCATCGCCGTCGACGACTTCGGCCGCGGCTACAGCAGCCTCGCCTACCTGACCCGGTTCCCCATCGATCGGATCAAGATCGACCGCTCCTTCGTGCGGGAGATCGACACGGCCGAGAACGCCGCCATCGTCGACGCGATCATCGTGATGGCGCACGCTCTGGGCATGACGGTCGTCGCGGAGGGCGTCGAGACCGCCGAACAGGAGCAGTACCTGCGCCGGCGCGGGTGCGACGAGGTGCAGGGCTATCGCTACAGCCCGGGCGTGCCCGCGGGGTCGCTCGGCATGGTGGCCCGGGCGCTCTCGCCTCAGTAGCTCCGGGGCAGCCCCAGCAGCTGGGTCCCGATGTGGGCGAGGATGAGCTCCTCGGCGACCGGGATGTTCTTGGCGATCCGGGCGTCGCGGAAGATCCGCTCGATCGGGTACTCCTTGGAGTACGCCATCCCGCCGAGGGTCTGGAAGGCCTGGTTGGCGGCCTCCCAGCCGACCTGGGCGCCGGTCAGCTTGGCGACGTTGGCCTCGTTGCCGCAGGGGCGGCCCTGGTCGAAGAGCCACGCGGCCTGGTAGGTCATCAGCCGGCCGAGCTCGGTCGTGGCCTTGAGCTGGGCGAGGGGGAACTGCAGGCCCTGGTTGGCGCCGATCGGGCGACCGAAGACCTCCCGGGTGCGGGCGTAGTCGCAGGCGATCGCGAGGGCGGCGTCGGCTGTGCCGATGCCGCCGGAGGCGGCGAGGATGCGCTCGGGGTTGAGCACGTCCCACAGGACGGCGAAGCCGGCGTCGACCTCGCCGACGACGTGGCTCGCGGGCACCCGGACGTCGTCGAGGAAGACCTGGCTGGACTGCAGGATGTTGCTGCCCATCTTGGGGATCGGCGTGTAGGACAGGGTGCCGTCGGCGAGCGCCTGCTTGACGTCGACCAGGAAGAGAGTGAACCCCGCGGTGCGGGGGAGCCCGCGCTCGCGGGTCTCGGTGGCGGGGATCGTGCGGGTGACCGCGACCATCCAGTCGGCGTTCTCGACGTTGGAGATCCAGACCTTCTGGCCCTTGATGACGAACTCGTCGCCGTCCCGTCGGGCCCGGGTCTTGATCTCGATCGCGTTGGAGCCGGCGTCGGGCTCGGTGAGCGCGAGGCAGAACTGCAGGTCGCCGGTGGCCAGTCCAGGCAGGATCTGCTGCTTCTGCTCCGCGGTGCCGTGCCGGGTCAGCGTCATCGCGCCGAAGCCCGGCGTGGTGACGTAGAAGAAGGTGCCGGCCACGCCCCCCGAGGCGCACAGCGTCATGTTGGCGACGGCCAGCTCGAGCAGGCCCTGCCCGCCGCCGCCGTACTCCTCGGGAACGCAGAGACCGAACCAGCCGCCGGCGCCGAGGTCGTCGAACACCTCTCGGGGAAAGCGGTGCTCCTCCTCGCAGCGGGACCAGTAGGCGTGGTCGTACCGCGCCGCGACGGCGGCGACGCCCTCGCGGACGGCCAGGGCGCTCTCGGGCAGGTCGAAGTCCATCGCGTGCTCCTGTCGGGGGTCAGACGAGGCGGCGGCCCAGGCGGCGGCGCAGTCGCATGTCGGCGAGCCACAGGTTGAACGGGAAGTTCCGCAGGACGCGGGGGAGCCGCCGCTCGACCGCGCCGGCGGTCCGCAGCAGCCGGTCGAAGCGGCGCTGCTGACGGTCGGTCCAGGACAGGCCCATCGCGTCGCGGAACAGCGGCGGGAGGAAGCCGGTCGTCACGAAGACCACGAAGGGGGCCAGCAGGTGGAAGGGCCGCGGGAAGTTGCGCAGCCGGGTCAGGTCCATGAGGTATGCCGCGACCGCGGGGTCGATGTCGACCTCGGCCTCCGCGTCCTCCCAGTAGCGGCGGAAGGCCGCCCGGTCCGCGGGCCAGGCGTCGGCGGGCATCTGCAGCGTGGTGCCGAACCGGGCGCAATGGGCGTAGAGCGCGTCGGCCTCGGCCTCGGGCAGCGGGCCGTGCATCCGCTCGATCATGTCGACGGTGCCGTAGTAGAGACAGGCCGCGACCCAGGTCTGCAGTCGCGGGTCCATCGCGCGGTAGCGGACCGCCTCGCCGGGCCCGGACACGACCTGGGCGTGCTGCCGGTTGACCGCCCTGCGGAACGCCGCCCGGTCCTCGTCGGTGCCGAGCAGCGCGACGGCGAGGTAGGTGAAGGTCGTCCGGCCGCGCTTGAAGGGACGCTTCATCGCCGCGCCGTCGTGCACCCGGCTGTTCATCACGCCGTACCCGACACCGGGCCAGCTCAGCTGCATGACCACGTTGGCCGGCCCGGCCAGGTGGGCGCCGATCCCGGACACGTGGTCGCGCATGTCGAAGCCGGCGGGGACGGGCAGATCGCGGACCCGGAGGTTGGTCGCCATAGGGTCAACGTAGCCTTTTGTTGGCACGCTGCCAATAGTAGGTTGGGCCCATGACCGACGCCGTCCGCCGCCAGCGGCTGCCTCCGGACCAGCGCCGGGAGCAGATCCTGGTCGCCGCCGAGCGGCTCTTCGCCGAACGGCCCTACGCCGCCGTGGCGACGACGGGGATCGCCCGTGAGGCCGGGGTCGCGCGCGGTCTGCTCAACCACTACTTCGGCGACAAGCGCACCCTCTACCTGGAGGTGGTCCGGCGGGCGTCACTGCTGCCGACGCTCGAGGACGTGCCGCTGCCGACCGGTTCGCTGACCGAGCGGGTCGACGCCGCCGTGCACTGGTTCCTCGGCTCGATCACGCCCGAGCGGGCGACCTATCTCACCGTCCGCGGCGCCGAGGGGGTGGGCGAGGACGCGGAGGTGCGCGCGATCCTCGACGGTGCCCACGACCTGGCCGCGGGTCGGGTGCTGGAGATGGTCGGCGGCGACCCGGCGGACCCCGCAGCACGGGCCGTCGTGCGCTCGTTCGGCGAGCTGGCCCGGGGTGCGATCCGGGAGTGGTCGCGGGAGCGGACGCTCAGCCGCGAGCAGGCGCACCTGCTGCTGAGGGAGGCCCTGCTGGCGATCGTGCGGGAGGTGCTTCCCGGCCTGTGAGCCCGGCGCCGCGCTCGGCCCGCTTCGCGTCGTACATGGCCCGGTCGGCGGCGGCGAGCAGCGAGCGCGG
This region of Nocardioides sp. L-11A genomic DNA includes:
- a CDS encoding glycosyltransferase family 2 protein yields the protein MRWLQRAVGLLILGTALAGAGLLWWSVSDTARGRAEPSDGLVLGAWHVLYDTEAPTVPTLAAAGGLALLFAAGVAWLERRIATRARRSDDGTGLPLSPRHVMTETRGVFHGPVTLTVLVPAHDEAQGIAATLASLAGQSRPPERVVVVADNCTDDTAEIARRSGAEVVESVGNRHKKAGALNQALARILPGQGENDLVMVMDADTVLDDGFLDAVVRRMTDDRALMAVGGLFYGEDGKGLIGQFQRNEYTRYARDLRRRRGRVFVLTGTATVFRPRALRTVAAERGRLLPGVPGDVYDTLVLTEDNEITLALKSLGGLILSPAECTVVTEVMPTWRALWAQRLRWQRGALENLGAYGLRPATFRYWAQQLGIGYGVIALFSYLLLMLLMALSFDSWVWFPFWLGTGLVFTVERVVTVWRGGWRARLLAATLFPELVYALFLDVVYLKGIIDMSLGRNADWKHVVSTPRGVRADA
- a CDS encoding EAL domain-containing protein, with amino-acid sequence MTDPGGERSALERAIVDSIPFSILATDASGRIRIANPAAAALVGREQCELVGRSLVEIDAAERQRYPDGSPVLAHAGGDEAEWTYRRTDGSTVPVYEAIVPLAPEAGVAGGFLVVAFDITHRLEDRRRFEHVATHDSLTNLPNRSLLVRHLDQAVERAEHSSLELVLVLLDLDHFKRVNDSLGHHIGDELLIVVAERLLAWTRTDDLVARLGGDEFVIVFEDLGNGADLDRRLEELLAAVLAPVVVHGYELAVTGSVGAARFPADGRDPGTLLKHVDIALYQAKAAGRNAIRWFEPPMLVENNDRLALSAALRQALDQDELSLVYQPQVDLGTGEVVGVEALARWASPSLGAVPPDRFIPVAEDGGMIAELGAWVLTTACTALAEVQEQLGRPLRLAVNVSPRQMRGRAWLEEIAAAIETAGIEPSQLEVEITEGLLIEDHGDVVAMLQSLRSLGVSIAVDDFGRGYSSLAYLTRFPIDRIKIDRSFVREIDTAENAAIVDAIIVMAHALGMTVVAEGVETAEQEQYLRRRGCDEVQGYRYSPGVPAGSLGMVARALSPQ
- a CDS encoding acyl-CoA dehydrogenase family protein, producing the protein MDFDLPESALAVREGVAAVAARYDHAYWSRCEEEHRFPREVFDDLGAGGWFGLCVPEEYGGGGQGLLELAVANMTLCASGGVAGTFFYVTTPGFGAMTLTRHGTAEQKQQILPGLATGDLQFCLALTEPDAGSNAIEIKTRARRDGDEFVIKGQKVWISNVENADWMVAVTRTIPATETRERGLPRTAGFTLFLVDVKQALADGTLSYTPIPKMGSNILQSSQVFLDDVRVPASHVVGEVDAGFAVLWDVLNPERILAASGGIGTADAALAIACDYARTREVFGRPIGANQGLQFPLAQLKATTELGRLMTYQAAWLFDQGRPCGNEANVAKLTGAQVGWEAANQAFQTLGGMAYSKEYPIERIFRDARIAKNIPVAEELILAHIGTQLLGLPRSY
- a CDS encoding oxygenase MpaB family protein; amino-acid sequence: MATNLRVRDLPVPAGFDMRDHVSGIGAHLAGPANVVMQLSWPGVGYGVMNSRVHDGAAMKRPFKRGRTTFTYLAVALLGTDEDRAAFRRAVNRQHAQVVSGPGEAVRYRAMDPRLQTWVAACLYYGTVDMIERMHGPLPEAEADALYAHCARFGTTLQMPADAWPADRAAFRRYWEDAEAEVDIDPAVAAYLMDLTRLRNFPRPFHLLAPFVVFVTTGFLPPLFRDAMGLSWTDRQQRRFDRLLRTAGAVERRLPRVLRNFPFNLWLADMRLRRRLGRRLV
- a CDS encoding helix-turn-helix domain-containing protein, with translation MTDAVRRQRLPPDQRREQILVAAERLFAERPYAAVATTGIAREAGVARGLLNHYFGDKRTLYLEVVRRASLLPTLEDVPLPTGSLTERVDAAVHWFLGSITPERATYLTVRGAEGVGEDAEVRAILDGAHDLAAGRVLEMVGGDPADPAARAVVRSFGELARGAIREWSRERTLSREQAHLLLREALLAIVREVLPGL